TACTTTCAGttgtttttgggaaaaaaaataccaaTCTACCACTGATTATGAAGATACCGGTTCATTTTCCCGTTCTATTTCCATCCGACTCTCGCACCAAGCGCACCCGTCCACCCAGCGGTGCGCCGCCCTCGGCCACTGCCCCCGGCGAGCCGCCGTATGCTGcttgccgcccgccgcaccccACCACTCCTGCAGACGATCGTGGGACATAACAGAGATGATGGGAAAGGTAGGTTGACACGTGAGTCCCACAGGATAAACGGTGTTAGAACCACGTCTATCCTATTCGAACCATCCCTCCTACCAAAAGCCACTGCTGccctaaccaaacggtcttctgttTTTTTCCACGGTTGTTTTTCTACAGCTCACAGCAATTTTTTCAAAagtcacagcccaaccaaacacacccggGAGGTCATTTGAGCCGGTTTAGGAGGACATAAAACATTGGGTAGCTCAGCATAGCAACTCATACCTTTCTCGGCTTTTTGGCTAAGATCAAGTGTATATCTGATATGTGGGTCAAATACAAACAAggatattaaatttattttttggggGAGAGCTCGTCATAGTGGCTTGTCACTAGGGTTCTCAAGTGTCACCTAAGTTTTGCACTACTTCTTAGGGTTGGCGCGCCCCaaccaaaacaaaattaaattttgatggtTTGACTTAAGCACCTTACCAACCTATTATACGTGCTAATCCTACCACAGGCTACATTAGTAACTAGGATAAAATCTATTACCTTTTGTGCATGAATATTTGCATTATTCTTTTTCAAAGTTCTCATTGTCTAAAAAAGGCTCTGATAGTTGCGGGATCATAATGTATTTTCACAGCTTGATGGAAGCATAATGAAATGAATCAAGTGGAGGCAAGGGCAACCACCCTTCCCCTAGTTAACTACAAAATGTTCTAAATAGCGGGCTATGAAATTGATACAAAATGTTCTAAATAGCGGGCTATGAAATTTAGCAGAGTCATGCTTTTTTAAATAGCAGGCTATGGAATTTAGCAGAGGCATGCTTAGTTAACTACAATATTCTAAATAGCGGGGCTATGAAATTCAGCGAAGGCATGCTCAAACAGCTAAGGCAGCTACAGCGCAGCTATAGCGGCAGCTACAGCGCAGCTATAGCGGCAGCTAAAGCAAATAGCAGTTCAAAAAATACATGCCATATATAGCCACAAAATAAGGAATTTCAGCGGGTATTTCAACATATATTGAATGCATACTTCATCTGGCATTTCAAGGCACACAATAAAACAGCACAAGTGCAAAAGTTCTCAGTTCTGACATCAATACAGAGGGACTGACATACAGTTCATAACAGTAAGCAAAGTCTAACAACTTCAATTAATAACAAACAAATAGATACATGTCTCAACATCCCACAGGTCACAGGTGCTTGCAATATCTAAAGATCTTCATCATCACCAGAGCTAGAGATGGACTTGTCAGCATCCTCGTCAGAAGCTGATAGAGATTGCATGCCAATGTCCAAATTATCTTCTGATTCAGAAGAGAAAGCATATTGCACTTCATCATCCATGACAGGAAcaatcttcctcctcttcctaaGGCGCTGGAGCTGGATACCTCTCTTTCTTTTGGACTGTGTTGCTGCTGCTCCCTATGAAGATTCTCCCTTTGATGATGCTCCAGCTTGCCCAGCTTCATATCCTTGTTCAGCATTTGGCGCAATGCCAGTGAGCCACTCATTTTCATCATCCTCGAGAAGAACATTAGCAACTGCCTTCTAAATTGGGTCCCTGACTttgtcatccttctttttcttgagtttagagTTGAATTTAACAAAGACAAGATCTTTCATACTATCATGAAGTagcttatttcttttttttatgaacCTGCATATAAATTGTGAAGTGGTGAACTGTGAATTAAATAATAGAAGAATTGTACAGAATTACATAATTGAAATGTACTCGGTTCTTACTTGTTCAAATGCACTCCAGTTCCTTTCAAGGAAGCTGCATGTCAAACACAAGATTCTTATTGCCAATTTTCTAAGATTTGGTGCACTTGTCCCATGATTCAGCCACCATTTAGCTAAAAATAGGAATTGATGACAACAAATTAGTCATGTGTCTGCTAGTCTCAagaaagaattgaagaaatgtACATAAAAACTACATATTCACCTGGATCAAAGTTTTTGTTTCTCCTCAGTCTTATAACCATTTCCTTTCCAAATGTACCATTTGCATCCTGATAGTGCTCCAACTCAGCAATAATTTGGTCATGAACTTCAATATCTTCAACCATATTTGTCACACAGCTTTCTAGTCCTTCTCTGAATGATCCATCTAACTCAATATCTACCTTCTTTGGATAATAATAATATGGGTTCAGGTAGTAACCAGTCCTATGTGGTGGCGTCTTCAACTTGTTGTCCCACCTCTTGTCAATGATATCCCATACTTCCTGAAATCGACTACGGTCATCGTCAAATCTTAGAGAGATTTCTTCCTTTGCATCCAACAAGCAGCCATACAAGAAGCCCATAGCTGGTACATCACTGTCCATTCTCCTGAGGGCATTAGCCAATGGCTCAAAGAAACTAACAGCATTATCAACTCCTTTCCAAAATTTATCAGGGCGGACAACTTTGCTGGCATTTTTCCCTTTCACCTTATTCAAGTACCCAATTTCATTGAGTTCATCAGACCTAAACAACCTCATCAATTGTTTCTTGTTGTCGTGTATGCTCTTCAAGTTCAAATAAGCTGTAGCAAACCTAGTGATACCAGACCTGACCAAATCTTTGCCAAGAAATTTCCTATAAGTTCCAAGACCCTTGTGTGAGCATAAAGGAACGCAGTCAAAGATCTTGCCTTAGTAATTGTTTCATCCACTGATGGCAGCTTCCCTATGTCCTCCAACATGAGATCAATACAATGGGCAGCACAACCATTCCAATATATGGTGGGGCGCTTTGCTCTCAATAAACTAGCAGTTGTATCATTAACTCTAGCATTGTCAGTCACCACTTGAACTACATTTTTCTCCCATATGTCATCTATACACCTATCGATTAGGTCAAAGATGTATTTCCCATCCTTCTTCACAGCTGAACAGTCCACAGAATCAAGGAAACAAACACCATATGCACTATGAACTACCAAATTCATCACCCCTCAGCCTCTTTTATCTGTCCAAGCATCTGTCATCACGCTACAACCAGTGAGCTCCCAAGATTCCCTATGTGCCTTAAATGAATCCAGCAtcgttcttttccttttctgcaaGAATGGGCCACCCATCTCATATGGACTAGGACCTTGCAAGTTTCTGCCGTAGTCTCCAATTGCTTCAAGCATAAGGTCAAAGCTTGGAAGGGTCACTGCATTATGTGAAATGCTTGCTTCATAGAAAAACTTACAGATGTAGTCACATGCACGatccctcttctcttctcttttctGAGTTGAAATCTTTGACTGGACCTTCTCGGCGAGCCCTTTGCCTTTCCTTGCAGCTATAACCTCTTCTGGTGTTAGCTTGTAGAACTTCTCAATAGGTCCACTTGAGCTTCTCTCTTTCCTTAGCACAACAGAATTTAtttcagcatcatcatcactactctccttctccttctgagTGACTCAAGTCTACCACAGCTCTAGCAGCCTCCTTATGCTTGGCCTTCTTTTCCTTTGCATTCTGCTAGCGAGCGCGGCCCCGGGCAATGAGACTAACCTACTTACCCTTTACAAAAAAAAGGAGTCTATGAACTCATGCATCGTAATTCATATCACACTCACAAAAGAGGCAGAACTCTATAATTTTCTGGTTCTTACTAAAggggcgtttggataccaggggctaaactttagccctgtcacatcggatgttcggatgctaatgaggaggactaaacatgagctaattacaaaactaatagcataACCCCTAagttaaatcgcgagatgaatctattaagcctaattaatccatcattagtgaatggttactgtagcaccacattatcaaatcatggattaattaggcttaatagattcgcctcgcgatttagcctaggggttgtgcaattagttttgtaattagcttatgtttaatactcctcgttagtatccaaacatgtccaaacatccgatgtaacagggGCTAAACAAGCACCCCCTAACTCTGGTAACAGAATCAAATTGACACACATAAAGCACAGGTAACTCTGGTAACAGAATCAAATTGACACACATAAAGCACAGGTATAAAAGTTCAGTAGAGGTGAAAAAGTTTCTTTAAACAATAACatgtattctttttctttggctATTATACTATCCAGTTTGCACatctttttaacaaaaaaagtTAGTGACTGTATAATGGCTAAAAGAAGAATCATTTACATTGCATAACACCAATCCAAATAGGTAGTAGCCCTACTGTAAATGACTGATAACAAATGGTTTCTCTCGGTTGCTCTGTCCACAGAACGGCAGGCCATGGGGGCCTCTTGCCAGAACAGACAATTTCAGTCTTAAAAACGCTTAGCCTCATCACCAATTTTTGCCTCTGGCGTAACCTCTCAGCCAATAAGATGCCTATGTAGTTAGTTCTATGGCCTAAATCACGTTCACCAGAAGTCTCCACAAGAACAAGCGCCTCCACTGAAATGGTGGAACCTGTTGGCATCTCGGACCACGATATCCCTTTCAAACAGCTTGGACACCAGCTTGGTGAACTCGTGGCAGTCACCACACACCCTGAGGTTCTTGGCTATCCTTAAAGGTGTACCTGAATGAGTGCTCATCAAGCCAAATGCTATTGCGAGCCTCTCGCTGTGTTTATGCAACATACCTATCTTCTCCTCTTCATTCACATCGTGAAGGACAAAGCTTGTGTCCTCTGTGTAACCTTCTTTCCTCAGTTTTTCTGTTATCTCGGCAAGCTTCAGATGGATTGCCTCTGAGTCTCTATGAGAGTGATCTCTTGCAGTGAAAGTGCGGACGTTGTTTCCTATCTCAATCCAACTGCAAGCTGGATCTTTTCTCAACCCTAGTTCTTCCATCCTGGCTCTAACTTCTTTGACATCGTTCCACTTTCCCAACGCAGCAAAAACATTTGATACAAGAATATAGTTGCCTGGGTTGTCAGGTTCCAGCTCGAGAAGCTTATTGGCTGCAACCACAGCAAGGTCATGGTTTTTGTGGACACGACATGCCCCAAGCAGTGCACACCACACCACCGATGTTGGTTTCACAGGCATAGACTCAATGAACATGAAAGCCTCCTCAGTCCGGCCTGAGCGGCCCAGAATATCAACCACACAGGCATAGTGCTCCTGCCACGGTTTTAACCGGTACTTGCTCATCATCATATCCAAATAGTATTTACCCTCATCAACAAGCTTTGAATGACTACAAGCATGCAGCAGAGCAAGGAAACAAACATGATCAGGAGTCAGACCAGTCTGTAGCATTCTCTCAAAAATATCTATGGCTTGCTTGCCATGTCCATGCATGCCAGTAGCGTTAATCATCGCTGTCCAAAGAACCATATCTTTATATTTAGCCCCATAGAATACTTTGGTAGCATAGTTCATGCTTCCACAACCAGAATACATGTCCACAAGGGAACTAACCACCGGACCTTCTATAGGAAAGTTCCTTCTGATAAGAAAGCCATGAACCTGTTTTCCTTTTGTCAACGATGACAAACCAGCAACAGCCACCAAAATACTTACTAGTGCTACAGAATCAGGTTCAATATTTGCTTTCTGCATCTCAGTAAATAAGGAAACAGCTTCATTTAACAGCCCATTATTTGCACAACAGTTTATCATACTAGTCCAAGTAACAATGTCCTTTTTCTCTACCGTCTGAAATATATTTAGTGAATGGTGAACCTCTCTGCAGTCCCCATATATATCTATCAGCCTATTCTTCAGTATCAAATCAAGCAACCCATTTCTAATAGCATAAGAATGCACTTGCTTTAGCAGAGAGAGGCTTTTCAAACCACTACATGTTTCTAAAATGCTTCCAATCATCATAGAATCCACCTTGATCCCTTGTTTCTGCACCTCTCGGAACATTCCCAGTGCTTCAAAATGCCGAGAACTCTGCGCAAAACAAGCAAGGATTGTTGTCCAAGATATGTGATCTCTAATGCTCATGATTTCAAATACTTTTGCTGAACACTCTATGGAATCACACTTTATGTACATGTCCATCAATGTATTCCCAACCTGCAAATCAGTATGAAGACTATGCTTTATAGCATAGGCATGAACCTCTCTGCCATTGTTTAGCCAACGCAAATGTCCCAATGCAGAAGTCAAGCTTACAACACAGGCTTGATCAGGCTGAAAACCATGTTGAAGCAtttcatgaaaaaaatcaaTGGCCTCAGCATACAAACCGTTTTGGATGTAGCAGGAGAGCATCGAATTCCATGATATGTAGTCTTTCTCGTCAATCTGATGGAAAACTCTTAGAGCACTATCCACCCGGCTGCATTTCGCATACATGACAAGCAAAGCATTGAACTGGATGTTGAACTCACTGCCACATTTGAGAAGTGCTGCATGTAACTCCCTGCCCAGATTCAGAAGAGCTAGCTCCGCACAAACTTGCAGCACCCCCACAGCTGTGTAGGAATTCATACTGAATCCGGACCTCTGCATCCCTCGGAACAGCTCCAGGGCTTCCAAGGTCCTCCCGTTCTGCACGCACCCCGTTATAACCGAGTTCCAGGACGCAACATCCCTCCCCTCCTGCAGCCACTCGTAAACCTGCAGCGCCGAATCCAGCATGCCGCACTTGGCGTACATCCCGATAAGCGCATTGGCCACGAGGGTGCTCTTATCAAGCCCACTCTTCACAGCCAGACCGTGCACCTCGTGCCCGCAGCGTCGGTCCCCCTCCATACCGCACGCCTTGAGAACCGACGCGAGCGTGCACCCGTCGGGCGCCGACCCCGGCGCCACCGACGCCCGCATGGCCCGGTAGACCCgcacggcctcgccggcgctccCGGACGAGAGGTATGAGCCGACGAGCGCGTTCCAGGAGAAGACGGTCCGCGCGGGCATTCCGTCGAACAGGCGGCGCGCGTCGTCCACCCCCCCGCACCGGCCGTACATGAACACCAGCTTGGTCGCAAGAAAGCCGTCATCGTCTTCGTCAAGGGAACCAGTGACCAGGGCGTGCGCGTGGACCTGCCTGCCCTCCGCGGCCGCCCTcctggcggcgacgaggtcgagcaCCCAGCCGTAGTGCTCCCGAGGAGGCTGCGCCCGGGCCGTCAGCAGACGTAAGGCTTGACGCAGGTCGCCTTCCTTGCAGAGACGCTTCAGGGAcagggaggcggaggtggactTGGGAGGCGAGCTGGCGGGTGCGGCGGGAGGTGGAGTTCGGTTGGGGAGTGATGGGAGGGACagcgcggccatggcggtggcgggcTTGGAGGCCCCGGGGAGCCGGACGCTCATGCCACCAGTGGCGTCGAGAGCTTGCAGGGATTTTTGGATATGGCTCTTGTTATTCGTATATGGGCCAACTCAGAAGGTATATCGCAAATCTGGGCCGCACGCCTCGGGCCCATTTGTGAAGTGGGTCACCAAGCCACCAACAAAGAAACAGGCAGCTCTTCCGCCCAACGCGACGAAGCCCAACATAACAACTTGGCAACGGTAACCTGGTTTAGCTAAGCGAACTTGtttttctcaaaaagaaaaaaggtaaGCGAACTTGTAACCTAAGCTCCAGATTGATAATTAGTACCACATCGCCAGGGGAGATCATATGAGCCGGTGGAGGAGAACATAAGACAAGGGTACCCCATCCTAACAACTCATACCTTTCTCGGTTTTTTGGCTAAGATCAAGTGTAGCATCTATTATTATCAATTAATATCTGATATGTCGGTCAAGTACCACAatgatattaaatttattttttgccACTAGAGTTCTCAAGTGTCGCCTAAGCATTGCACTGCTGTTAGGCCTGGCACACCCAACCAAAATAAAATTCAATTTTGAGAGTTTTTTCTAGCTATAAAAATAATCAAATTGATGGTTTGGTAGCATATTGTTTATGAATATGTTGGGGATTCTGAATCTTACTACCAGTTTATTCATTAGATGAAACAAAATTATCCAATATATACATATAAATTTGCTTTATATCTTCAAAAAGGCGTGCGTGAAACTCGAAACTTTTATGCATAATAGAAATGTGCATTTATATATCTTCAAAAGGCCGATGAAGCGTAGTACCGAAGACAAGTTTGGTCTTATTGAATGACCCAGGGAAACAAATCGATTTTAAATTTAGTTTCACAGCGAAACACAGTTGAGGTGAATATGCATGCTGCAACTGATATCAAATACCTGTGAAAGTGAAAACATAACTTTTGTACAAGTCCACTCAGaatcatagttttttttttgtaaatagtAATCATCAAGCTCACAACTTGTTTATGTGATCACGGTGGCAGAATTCAGAACATGTTTCGCATAAGCATTTTACAGCCATATCTGTCATTGCAGGTTCAGTTGAATTACAAAATATGGGAATGCAGCGCAACCTATGAACTAAAGCTCCATATACAATGCACCAAAGAACTGCAATTGCGTAGTGGCACTTATTCATTCTGACAAAGAACTCGGTACACTCCGATCATGGTTTTGTCTCATCCAGAATGCCAGATTAAACAACCTGGCACCACATCCATATCCGGTGCCGCACATAACCGCATGCAAGGTCACCTAATGATTGTCTGAGAATAATATTGTCACAAAGTAGCTTGCACAGTGAAAAAGTATGCACCGTGGATTCCTTTATGGCTCGTTAGCATCCGGCTTTTGTCCATATCTTTGTGTGATATCACCAAGCAGATCCTTTAGCTCCCCCTTCTGAAGAAAATTATGAAGAAGGAACCAGACACTGGTTAAGATGATATGATTAATGCACTAACAAAATTAAATGAGAAAGGCGAACTTGCCTGGTGCATGCTTAAAATGATGTCAGATCCCCCAACAAACTCTCCTTTGATGAATATTTGTGGAAATGTAGGCCAGTTACTGcatagacaaaaaaaaatattgaaattggCAGGGCATGCTGAATGGCGTGTGATAAAAAAAAGGTGTTCATAGATATCGGTGCACGGCAATTCAGATGGATAAAAAGGAAATCTGCAATATCATTACACAAGACACAAACAGTTGATATTGACACTGTTTACATGAGGATGATATAAATCAACCCTTGCAGGCTTAAAACTATATGTCAACCTGATAATTGTAACTCATTTTGTTGATTCTACCATATTCTGAATCTTTTGTTCTTTAATTTTTGGTTAAAGCTGGTTCTTCCCTCTTGAAGGCAAGCTTGAAGATCATTTCCTTCATGGCTTTACCATATAATCTCATACAGTTTCTATCATGCAAAATTTAAATGAGCTACTTCAATCTAGATTGTTTTCCCTGCACATGTATAACTGTAACCGCTTGCCATCTAAGAACACATCTTACGGGAGGTGTAAAGAGGACACTTACGTGTGGGCTTTGACAGCCTCTTTGAGCCTGAGATCTCCCAGAATATCTCTACCACAGATAGGGACATCTGCAATAGAAAGATATAGCTTAAAATTTAGAAAGCACCATTGGTTATTGactgaaattcaaacaaatcgGTAATCGACTAACTAAAGCGAACTTACCATATTGCTGGAAGACCTTGACTGCCAGTGCGCTGAAGCCACACATTGGAGACTCAGGGAAACCCTTCATGTAGATCAAAACTGGGTTCTCCCTGATATCCTGCCAAGAAAATTTGCTGTTACAATGAAGAAATGGCAGCAAGATATGATACATTAATAAGCTTCAGGTTATGCCTACCAAATTAACATGTTTTCAAAACCCACAGAACCCTAATGCATTTTTACAGCTTGCTAGAAGTCTAATAAAATGAATCAAAAGGAGACAATCCCCCTCCCCATGGTTAACCCTAAAAAGTTAGGAGCTTTGGTCTAAACATTCTGAAATCTCATGTTACATGTAAATACCTGAGCAACAATGTCATGCAAAGATGTGTCCGAACTTTTGCTCATTGGTTTGAAATCTTGATGTGTATCACGATCAGCAGCTATTTGTGTTGCAGTTGAATCCCCGGTTGCATTAGGATCATCACCACCATGTCCTGATGAGTAGTTCATAAACTGCTGGAAAGCTGGTCGTGACACAGCCTGCTCTTCCAGTTACCATGCAAACAAGGATTCACAAAAATTAAAAAGGAAATGCAAATTACCTAAGGTGCAAAAGTTAAACACTAATAGAACAGTAAATACATCAAGTATAATGGTGTGTTGTTTTAAAGAGGTATGGAGACAAACCTTCTTCTCAAAaccaaattagaaaaaaaaaagaagagagactACCTCATATGAACTCATGCATCATATCACATATTCTCAAGGAGAACTCTATAATTGGCTGGTTCTTAATCACACAGGTTACAAATCAAATTGGCACACATAAAGCACAAGTATTAAAGTTCAACAGAGGTGTAAAAAGTTTCCATAGACAATAATTGTGCAGAAAACTTGAAGGTTGCAACCAGAGAATGATAATTGTAATAAAAGAACAAACCTTCAATTTTGATCAGAAGGGGAAAAATATTTATGCCAAGATTAGACAAACTGCCCCACTTCCCATTAGTACATTTGCGCACACTCTTTTGGCATGTTGCACACAACTTTTTAAAGTCATGTGACATGGGACAAAGAACATCTTAATTACATGTAGTGCGTGAGAGAACTGTAGCACTCATAGCCTTATCTGAGACATGATAAGCACTTGCAAATCAATACAGGCAACAAAAGAGGTAGCAATAAAGAAATTCACTCATTTCTGGAGTTAGTATAGTACAGTGTCCAGACATATGATGGCAACTGTTAACTTAAAAGCCACAGAACAGGAGAACTGGAAAATTCTGGAAACTACATGTATACTACTAGGTTTATTCAATTACCCGATTTCGGAATAAAACCA
This portion of the Setaria viridis chromosome 7, Setaria_viridis_v4.0, whole genome shotgun sequence genome encodes:
- the LOC117864122 gene encoding monothiol glutaredoxin-S1, mitochondrial — its product is MKRLVSTALVARGLVRSCRAPTTAAVSRPAFQQFMNYSSGHGGDDPNATGDSTATQIAADRDTHQDFKPMSKSSDTSLHDIVAQDIRENPVLIYMKGFPESPMCGFSALAVKVFQQYDVPICGRDILGDLRLKEAVKAHTNWPTFPQIFIKGEFVGGSDIILSMHQKGELKDLLGDITQRYGQKPDANEP
- the LOC140223277 gene encoding pentatricopeptide repeat-containing protein At3g63370, chloroplastic-like, with product MSVRLPGASKPATAMAALSLPSLPNRTPPPAAPASSPPKSTSASLSLKRLCKEGDLRQALRLLTARAQPPREHYGWVLDLVAARRAAAEGRQVHAHALVTGSLDEDDDGFLATKLVFMYGRCGGVDDARRLFDGMPARTVFSWNALVGSYLSSGSAGEAVRVYRAMRASVAPGSAPDGCTLASVLKACGMEGDRRCGHEVHGLAVKSGLDKSTLVANALIGMYAKCGMLDSALQVYEWLQEGRDVASWNSVITGCVQNGRTLEALELFRGMQRSGFSMNSYTAVGVLQVCAELALLNLGRELHAALLKCGSEFNIQFNALLVMYAKCSRVDSALRVFHQIDEKDYISWNSMLSCYIQNGLYAEAIDFFHEMLQHGFQPDQACVVSLTSALGHLRWLNNGREVHAYAIKHSLHTDLQVGNTLMDMYIKCDSIECSAKVFEIMSIRDHISWTTILACFAQSSRHFEALGMFREVQKQGIKVDSMMIGSILETCSGLKSLSLLKQVHSYAIRNGLLDLILKNRLIDIYGDCREVHHSLNIFQTVEKKDIVTWTSMINCCANNGLLNEAVSLFTEMQKANIEPDSVALVSILVAVAGLSSLTKGKQVHGFLIRRNFPIEGPVVSSLVDMYSGCGSMNYATKVFYGAKYKDMVLWTAMINATGMHGHGKQAIDIFERMLQTGLTPDHVCFLALLHACSHSKLVDEGKYYLDMMMSKYRLKPWQEHYACVVDILGRSGRTEEAFMFIESMPVKPTSVVWCALLGACRVHKNHDLAVVAANKLLELEPDNPGNYILVSNVFAALGKWNDVKEVRARMEELGLRKDPACSWIEIGNNVRTFTARDHSHRDSEAIHLKLAEITEKLRKEGYTEDTSFVLHDVNEEEKIGMLHKHSERLAIAFGLMSTHSGTPLRIAKNLRVCGDCHEFTKLVSKLFERDIVVRDANRFHHFSGGACSCGDFW